A DNA window from Hordeum vulgare subsp. vulgare chromosome 1H, MorexV3_pseudomolecules_assembly, whole genome shotgun sequence contains the following coding sequences:
- the LOC123405708 gene encoding 50S ribosomal protein L10, chloroplastic-like, producing MTSVRSAAGAALPPIRMAVERARQEALRRELDGCQLLAGIWCHGFTVAQLRSIRASLPSTARLLVAKNSDLAAAVEGTRWESLRPCARGMNAWLFVRSDEIPPALRPYRDFQKEWRLQLNDFTGAVYEGRLYGPDDFAQLEAMPTRVQSYQYLLGCLQMPAVSVLAALRARQEAMAQPEKPPTEEAAPAPAPAPEK from the coding sequence atGACGTCCGTGCGCAGCGCCGCCGGGGCCGCGCTGCCGCCGATCCGGATGGCGGTGGAGCGGGCGCGCCAGGAGGCGCTCCGGCGGGAGCTGGACGGGTGCCAGCTGCTGGCGGGCATCTGGTGCCACGGCTTCACGGTGGCGCAGCTCCGCAGCATCCGCGCGTCGCTCCCCTCCACGGCGCGGCTGCTGGTCGCCAAGAACTCGGACctcgcggcggcggtggagggcaCGCGGTGGGAGTCGCTCCGCCCCTGCGCCCGCGGCATGAACGCCTGGCTCTTCGTGCGCTCCGACGAGATCCCGCCGGCGCTCCGGCCCTACCGCGACTTCCAGAAGGAGTGGCGCCTCCAGCTCAACGACTTCACCGGCGCCGTCTACGAGGGCCGCCTCTACGGGCCCGACGACTTCGCGCAGCTCGAGGCCATGCCCACCAGGGTGCAGTCCTACCAGTACCTCCTCGGGTGCCTCCAGATGCCCGCCGTCTCCGTCCTCGCCGCCCTCCGCGCGCGCCAGGAGGCCATGGCGCAGCCCGAGAAGCCGCCCACAGAGGAGGCGGCTCCCGCTCCCGCTCCGGCGCCGGAGAAGTGA